Proteins co-encoded in one Helianthus annuus cultivar XRQ/B unplaced genomic scaffold, HanXRQr2.0-SUNRISE HanXRQChr00c008, whole genome shotgun sequence genomic window:
- the LOC110891447 gene encoding probable serine/threonine-protein kinase PBL28: MTTTIPKFAHLQIPLEDVVKATDNFHHDNIIGRGGLGHVYKGQLQRSGELIKISALRLDRKHGGGVVEFWTEVSMLSDLKHPNIVSIVGFCDDKHEKIIVTTYEAKNGSLKEHLSNPNLTWTQRLKICVGVARALSYLHCDEGRGYGVIHLNVNSSTILLDENWEPKLSGFKVSIKQSLNRMDQVFLSEPIGTIGYIDPEIGKTKGVTCKSDIYAFGVVLFEILCGRRAYIRNDANRFLAPLVMQHYENETLPDIIHPDLKNQMSGFQISVRSLRTYSEMAYSCLKEERSHRPHMLNIVNELEKVLEKALKFQPPPPENFGNNLEHLKIELDDIKLATHNFSDTNEIISSDCYTWYSIELCHFDKENASFIEGISKSKLFKRHDAVVIKRFLLEVDELEEELFFTELEVLASVKHHNIVTLIGFCVEGFEMILVTEKFSNGSLGDYLGNAKKMHNLTWEKRLKICIDGVHALNYLHYEMADKKMMIHSDIDPFRFGLYENWRAKIQDFELAVFLPPNQKDEALCKRTYFKSTWHVDPEYVKTGKLKESRMCIALE, from the exons ATGACAACAACAATTCCCAAGTTTGCTCACTTACAAATCCCACTTGAAGACGTAGTAAAGGCCACCGACAACTTTCATCATGATAACATCATCGGACGCGGTGGATTGGGACACGTATACAAAGGACAACTCCAGCGGTCCGGTGAGTTGATCAAGATTTCTGCGCTGAGGTTAGATCGTAAGCACGGTGGAGGAGTCGTCGAGTTCTGGACGGAAGTTTCAATGCTTTCAGATCTCAAGCATCCAAATATAGTCTCTATTGTCGGATTTTGTGATGACAAACATGAGAAGATCATTGTGACCACGTATGAGGCCAAAAATGGAAGTCTCAAGGAGCATCTAAGCAACCCGAACCTCACATGGACGCAAAGATTGAAGATATGTGTAGGCGTGGCTCGTGCTTTGAGTTACCTCCATTGTGACGAGGGACGTGGCTATGGTGTTATACATCTTAACGTCAACAGCTCCACAATTTTATTAGACGAGAACTGGGAACCCAAGTTATCCGGTTTTAAAGTTTCGATCAAACAATCACTTAACCGAATGGACCAGGTCTTCCTTTCTGAACCTATTGGCACAATAGGGTATATTGACCCAGAAATTGGAAAGACCAAAGGTGTGACCTGCAAGTCGGATATCTACGCATTCGGTGTTGTTTTATTCGAGATATTGTGTGGGAGGAGAGCATATATTAGGAACGATGCTAATAGGTTCTTAGCTCCATTGGTCATGCAACATTATGAAAACGAAACGTTGCCAGATATAATCCATCCCGATCTAAAGAATCAAATGTCCGGATTCCAAATATCCGTAAGATCACTCAGAACATACTCAGAAATGGCATATTCTTGCTTAAAGGAAGAGCGATCACATCGCCCACATATGCTCAACATTGTTAATGAACTTGAGAAAGTATTGGAGAAAGCATTGAAGTTTCAACCCCCACCACCTGAAAATTTT GGAAATAACTTGGAACACTTGAAGATTGAGCTTGATGATATAAAGTTAGCCACCCATAATTTTTCAGACACAAATGAAATTATCTCTAGTGATTGCTATACTTGGTACTCAATAGAACTCTGCCATTTTGATAAAGAAAACGCTTCTTTCATAGAAGGGATAAGTAAAAGTAAACTATTTAAGAGACACGACGCAGTTGTTATAAAGCGCTTCCTTCTTGAAGTTGACGAGCTCGAAGAAGAATTATTTTTCACAGAACTTGAAGTGCTTGCTAGTGTTAAGCATCACAACATAGTCACTCTAATAGGATTTTGTGTTGAAGGTTTTGAGATGATACTCGTCACCGAGAAATTTTCTAATGGATCACTTGGTGATTATTTGGGTAACGCAAAAAAAATGCATAATTTGACTTGggaaaaacgtttgaaaatctgCATTGACGGTGTTCACGCACTGAATTACCTTCATTATGAGATGGCAGATAAAAAAATGATGATACACAGTGATATAGATCCTTTTAGATTTGGGTTGTATGAGAATTGGAGGGCAAAGATCCAAGACTTTGAGTTGGCAGTATTCCTGCCTCCAAATCAAAAAGACGAAGCTCTATGTAAAAGAACATATTTTAAGTCAACGTGGCACGTGGATCCAGAATATGTGAAGACTGGTAAGCTAAAAGAGAGTCGGATGTGTATAGCTTTGGAGTAG